A genomic stretch from Candidatus Nitrososphaera gargensis Ga9.2 includes:
- a CDS encoding type II toxin-antitoxin system VapC family toxin yields the protein MVCVDTDFIIDLGRGSQKAFDKLQELEDRGENTFFTTAITVAELYYGAYRAKDRARALADTKNDLSKFSILNLDYESARTWAELAEQTKSNSIGELDLFIASIALANKQILLTRNVKHFERVPGLVVESW from the coding sequence ATGGTCTGTGTAGATACGGACTTTATCATTGATCTTGGCAGAGGCAGTCAGAAAGCGTTTGACAAACTGCAAGAACTGGAAGATAGGGGTGAAAACACATTCTTCACTACTGCCATAACCGTGGCCGAGCTTTATTATGGAGCCTACAGGGCAAAAGATAGAGCAAGAGCGCTTGCTGATACCAAGAACGACCTGTCAAAATTTTCTATCCTAAATCTTGATTATGAATCTGCAAGGACATGGGCAGAGCTTGCTGAACAGACAAAGTCTAATTCAATTGGAGAGCTCGATCTCTTTATCGCCAGCATCGCACTTGCCAATAAACAAATACTGCTGACAAGAAATGTCAAGCACTTTGAGAGGGTGCCGGGTTTGGTTGTAGAAAGTTGGTGA
- a CDS encoding polysaccharide deacetylase family protein: protein MVSRTSVVLLILIVPLSALMVATLFMEEGLFSSPEEVDEEIAHGEEIGRLNATIFKLGDVTDSSLTNVNLAIFDYFMAEKKPLTVGVIVEDFGNAAPHGIIYKKVKQGHDSGLFEMAIHGFSGGGTTYDQLDYETQLKHFKFANTKLTKLLGSPSEIFAPPRNKFSADTIRAMANSDPPISIISVGNQSDNITLNPYKLNSTYDTGKGIVGGISDVNGTKIYHVVHDISYLKFRTQNYTGDSLQDVVVQRAQANIEKYGFAVVILHPTDFCVIDEATGMCTNQVDPERFKILTDTVDELESLGYGFAKMGDVVVR, encoded by the coding sequence GTGGTATCAAGAACATCCGTAGTGCTTTTGATATTGATAGTTCCGCTCTCTGCGCTTATGGTGGCCACGCTGTTCATGGAAGAAGGGCTCTTCTCTTCACCCGAAGAGGTTGATGAGGAGATAGCACATGGAGAGGAAATAGGCAGGCTAAATGCTACGATATTCAAGCTTGGCGATGTAACTGATAGCTCGCTTACCAATGTCAATCTAGCAATATTTGATTACTTTATGGCGGAAAAGAAGCCGCTTACTGTTGGGGTCATCGTAGAGGATTTCGGCAATGCCGCACCACATGGTATAATATACAAAAAGGTGAAACAGGGACATGACTCCGGACTCTTTGAGATGGCGATCCACGGGTTCAGCGGCGGCGGGACGACCTATGACCAACTAGACTATGAGACGCAGCTGAAGCACTTCAAGTTTGCAAATACAAAGCTGACAAAGTTATTAGGCTCTCCTTCAGAGATATTTGCACCGCCTCGGAACAAGTTCAGTGCTGATACGATTCGGGCAATGGCAAACTCGGATCCGCCAATAAGCATCATTTCCGTAGGAAACCAAAGTGATAACATAACGTTAAATCCATACAAGTTAAACTCCACATACGACACGGGCAAGGGCATTGTCGGCGGCATTTCCGATGTGAATGGGACCAAGATATACCATGTTGTACATGACATTTCCTATCTAAAGTTCAGAACACAGAACTACACTGGAGATTCTCTGCAGGATGTAGTTGTGCAGAGGGCACAGGCCAACATAGAGAAGTATGGCTTTGCGGTAGTTATCTTGCACCCAACAGACTTTTGCGTAATCGACGAGGCGACAGGCATGTGCACCAACCAAGTAGACCCGGAGCGGTTCAAGATCTTGACGGATACGGTAGACGAGCTTGAATCGCTAGGCTATGGGTTTGCCAAGATGGGCGATGTTGTAGTGCGCTGA
- a CDS encoding helix-turn-helix domain-containing protein, with translation MSSEIEETRFNLIHEHERTGESVTNNICRRKYGVSRKTCYKWKNRYLARGIDGLKDNSRKPHNIGHRKV, from the coding sequence GTGTCATCAGAGATAGAAGAGACAAGATTCAACCTTATTCATGAACACGAACGTACTGGAGAGAGCGTCACCAACAACATCTGCAGAAGAAAGTACGGCGTATCAAGGAAGACATGCTACAAGTGGAAGAACAGGTACCTTGCACGCGGCATCGATGGCTTGAAGGACAATTCCAGGAAGCCACATAACATAGGACACAGGAAAGTATAA
- a CDS encoding antitoxin VapB family protein: MLATHSITITEEAYKALKRKKKETESFTDVILRLTGEGNIRQFRELLESKDFPDRELADNIEKASKEFGENFKLRNVEL; this comes from the coding sequence TTGTTGGCCACACATTCGATAACAATCACAGAAGAGGCATACAAGGCTCTGAAAAGAAAAAAGAAAGAGACCGAATCGTTCACCGATGTCATACTCCGGTTGACAGGAGAAGGGAACATACGGCAATTTAGAGAGCTCTTGGAAAGCAAAGACTTTCCCGATCGTGAATTGGCAGACAACATAGAAAAGGCCAGCAAGGAATTTGGGGAGAACTTTAAACTGCGAAACGTAGAGCTTTAA
- a CDS encoding type II toxin-antitoxin system VapC family toxin, with the protein MALSSTTICLDTDFLINSIKKDPKTQAKLDELEERGFTSLSTTVINAIELYIGAYRSKNREQKIAKVASMIDRLHLLTLNHKSSQLVGEITYELRSNPIGEKDLLIAAIVKENGQILITRNTKHFEKVRDLKIESW; encoded by the coding sequence ATGGCACTATCATCAACAACAATCTGCCTTGATACTGATTTTCTGATAAATTCGATCAAGAAAGACCCAAAGACACAGGCTAAACTCGATGAATTGGAAGAAAGAGGTTTTACATCACTATCTACCACCGTGATAAACGCAATCGAGCTTTACATTGGTGCCTATCGCTCAAAAAATAGAGAACAAAAAATAGCCAAGGTTGCCAGCATGATCGATAGGCTTCATTTGCTAACCTTAAACCACAAATCGTCGCAGCTAGTGGGCGAGATTACCTATGAACTAAGATCAAACCCAATTGGTGAGAAAGACCTGTTAATAGCAGCAATTGTTAAAGAAAATGGTCAAATCCTGATCACTCGGAACACCAAGCACTTTGAAAAGGTGCGAGATCTAAAAATAGAAAGCTGGTGA
- a CDS encoding type II toxin-antitoxin system VapC family toxin — MACFDSNFLIAWLQNDADALKKLEKLQHSPASTTMINAFELYKGIYRSKDKEKDIQKVKELLNSLELLTLDHESARMAGELDANMKSNTIGEADLLIASIVLTNGETLITRNTKHFERVPGLMVESW; from the coding sequence ATGGCCTGTTTCGACAGCAACTTTCTCATAGCATGGTTGCAAAACGACGCTGATGCTCTTAAGAAACTTGAAAAATTACAGCACAGTCCGGCATCTACTACTATGATAAATGCCTTTGAACTCTACAAAGGAATCTATAGATCAAAAGACAAGGAAAAAGATATCCAAAAAGTAAAAGAACTTCTCAATTCATTGGAATTGCTTACACTAGACCACGAATCTGCAAGAATGGCGGGAGAGCTTGACGCCAACATGAAATCAAACACTATCGGCGAAGCCGACCTTTTAATAGCCAGCATAGTTCTGACAAATGGTGAAACTCTGATCACTCGAAACACGAAGCATTTTGAAAGGGTTCCAGGCTTGATGGTGGAGAGCTGGTAA
- a CDS encoding antitoxin VapB family protein has product MISEEAYEILKKRKRPNESFTDVIIRLGYEKGSAKRLLELAKSREPISSDTAKIMEETSREFRKNFKTRDFEL; this is encoded by the coding sequence ATGATATCTGAAGAAGCCTACGAGATCCTGAAGAAGCGAAAGAGGCCAAATGAATCTTTTACAGACGTGATAATACGACTAGGTTATGAAAAAGGAAGTGCTAAAAGACTATTGGAACTTGCAAAAAGCAGAGAGCCCATCAGCTCCGATACTGCAAAAATTATGGAAGAGACAAGCAGGGAATTCAGAAAGAATTTCAAAACCCGCGATTTCGAGCTCTGA
- a CDS encoding phosphomannose isomerase type II C-terminal cupin domain, with product MTTTIKEEKRPWGRFERFTLNEQCTVKLVYVDGDKRLSLQYHNNHSEFWKVVKGPVKVQVGRSKETLETKSLQTGDTITIPRKAIHRLIGAGTDAIILEISTGEFDESDIVRLEDDYKR from the coding sequence GTGACTACTACCATAAAAGAAGAAAAGCGCCCATGGGGCAGATTCGAGCGCTTTACGCTGAACGAGCAGTGCACAGTCAAGCTGGTCTACGTTGATGGCGACAAGCGATTATCATTACAATATCACAACAACCACTCTGAGTTCTGGAAGGTGGTAAAAGGCCCTGTAAAGGTACAAGTGGGAAGGAGCAAAGAAACCCTTGAAACAAAAAGCTTGCAAACAGGTGATACGATAACCATACCAAGGAAGGCGATCCATCGGCTGATTGGCGCAGGCACCGACGCGATAATACTGGAGATATCGACAGGCGAGTTTGACGAATCGGACATTGTGAGGCTAGAAGATGACTATAAACGATGA
- a CDS encoding IS110 family transposase, with amino-acid sequence MDDCLDDTIEFLDRKILQLDREIKKMATTDDRYARHLMTIPGISYYAALLISAEIADINRFSDYEHLCSYAKLIPGTYQSGDKQYQRPDMKGNDMLNWIMIQCTHVHVQYCDSIRHL; translated from the coding sequence GTGGATGACTGCCTCGATGATACCATCGAATTTCTGGACAGAAAGATACTCCAACTCGATAGGGAAATCAAAAAGATGGCCACCACAGACGACAGGTACGCAAGACACCTGATGACAATACCGGGGATATCTTACTATGCCGCGCTGCTGATATCTGCTGAAATAGCAGACATAAACAGGTTCTCTGACTATGAACACCTGTGCTCATATGCCAAGCTTATACCTGGGACCTACCAGTCCGGTGACAAGCAGTACCAGAGACCTGACATGAAAGGAAATGACATGCTAAACTGGATAATGATACAGTGCACTCATGTGCATGTACAGTACTGTGATTCGATTCGTCATCTATAA
- a CDS encoding helix-turn-helix domain-containing protein, with product MIEEKISRNNREHMTTKRTYKFRLYPTKQQKILLDNTIETYRRLYNDSLGERRVDWDVGFYEQKQLLTLRKQDSKYLKQVHS from the coding sequence ATGATCGAAGAAAAAATATCGAGGAACAACAGGGAACACATGACAACAAAAAGAACTTACAAGTTTCGTTTGTACCCGACAAAGCAGCAAAAGATACTGCTTGATAACACTATTGAAACATACAGACGCTTGTACAATGATTCACTTGGCGAAAGGCGTGTAGATTGGGATGTCGGATTCTATGAACAGAAACAGCTGTTAACGCTGAGAAAGCAAGACAGCAAATATCTAAAACAGGTACACAGCTAA
- a CDS encoding transposase, translated as MDATWGKLRQLTAYKVEKRGGRVLVVNPGGTSQKCSGCGVEVKEKLDLSIRMFECHSCGLVLDRDTNAAKNILKSGLEQAHAETEPLLIRQRHQQRQRISKFQSRKQEAHVLRRG; from the coding sequence ATGGATGCCACCTGGGGAAAGCTGCGCCAATTAACTGCCTACAAGGTAGAAAAGCGCGGTGGACGGGTACTAGTCGTCAATCCAGGTGGTACATCGCAGAAATGCTCTGGGTGTGGAGTGGAAGTAAAAGAAAAGCTTGACCTGTCGATACGCATGTTTGAATGTCATAGCTGTGGCCTTGTACTCGATAGAGACACGAACGCAGCAAAGAACATTCTGAAATCGGGTCTGGAACAGGCCCATGCAGAGACAGAACCTCTACTTATCCGACAACGACACCAACAACGACAACGGATAAGCAAGTTTCAGTCGAGGAAGCAAGAAGCCCACGTCTTAAGACGTGGGTAG
- a CDS encoding RNA-guided endonuclease InsQ/TnpB family protein — translation MLQALPVKLETSGDEKALLLATMKKYNEAANFLAEQAFRLKIANKVELQKRFYYQLREQFNLSAQFAVRVISKVVEAYKKDKRIKPVFRELGAIQYDQRNLSWKGLDRVSMITLKGRIKLRTRIGEYQKSRADRIRGQADLIYRKGEFYLIAVVDAPEQSEFDPVGAIGVDLGIENIATDSDGQVFRGETIEKARKRYNSLRARLQKKSTRSAKRHLKKMSGREKRFKRDINHVISKAIVSKAKGTIRAIALEDLSGIRSRATVIGRKQQRDRHSKWSFRQLRAFVEYKAKRDGVPVKFVDPKNTSRECPKCHNIDARNRRTRNHFKCTECGYEAMADHVAACNIAARAAVNQPIVAPLFSAVTSPLALAVGS, via the coding sequence ATGCTTCAAGCCCTGCCCGTCAAGCTGGAAACAAGCGGCGACGAGAAGGCTCTCCTGCTTGCCACCATGAAAAAGTATAATGAAGCAGCAAATTTTCTTGCTGAACAGGCATTTCGGTTGAAGATAGCAAACAAAGTAGAGCTACAAAAGAGGTTCTATTATCAACTGCGAGAACAGTTCAACTTATCTGCACAGTTTGCCGTCCGTGTGATAAGCAAAGTGGTTGAAGCATACAAAAAAGACAAAAGAATCAAACCTGTGTTTAGAGAACTCGGTGCTATCCAGTATGACCAGCGCAACCTTTCATGGAAAGGACTGGATAGAGTATCAATGATAACACTGAAAGGTAGAATCAAACTCCGCACAAGAATAGGTGAGTACCAGAAATCAAGAGCAGACAGAATAAGAGGACAGGCAGACCTGATATACAGAAAAGGTGAGTTCTACCTCATCGCAGTTGTTGATGCTCCAGAACAGTCAGAGTTTGACCCCGTAGGAGCTATCGGCGTTGACCTTGGAATCGAAAACATTGCCACCGATAGCGACGGTCAGGTATTCCGCGGGGAGACGATAGAGAAGGCAAGGAAGCGATATAATAGTCTGCGAGCTCGGCTGCAAAAGAAGAGCACACGATCTGCAAAGCGACATTTGAAAAAGATGTCTGGCAGGGAGAAACGCTTCAAGCGTGACATTAACCATGTTATCTCAAAAGCCATTGTCTCCAAAGCCAAAGGCACCATCAGAGCGATTGCACTAGAGGATTTGAGTGGAATACGCTCTAGGGCAACGGTTATTGGGCGCAAACAACAAAGAGACAGACACAGCAAGTGGTCTTTCAGACAACTACGAGCGTTTGTGGAGTACAAGGCAAAGCGGGATGGTGTTCCTGTCAAGTTCGTTGACCCAAAGAACACTTCTCGTGAATGTCCAAAATGCCACAACATTGACGCAAGAAACAGACGTACACGAAACCACTTCAAGTGTACAGAATGCGGATATGAGGCAATGGCTGATCATGTTGCTGCTTGCAATATAGCAGCTAGGGCTGCTGTCAACCAGCCCATTGTAGCGCCTCTTTTTTCGGCAGTTACAAGCCCACTTGCTTTAGCAGTGGGTAGTTGA
- a CDS encoding helix-turn-helix domain-containing protein, with translation MTLNYKFRLYPTKEQVLMLEQTLDGCRWVYNYLLDSVLPTYMMP, from the coding sequence ATGACACTCAACTACAAGTTCCGCCTATATCCAACGAAAGAGCAGGTGCTCATGTTAGAGCAGACGCTTGACGGCTGCAGATGGGTGTACAACTACTTGCTTGACAGCGTCCTTCCTACCTATATGATGCCCTGA
- a CDS encoding type II toxin-antitoxin system VapC family toxin — translation MAILCADTDFLIDLKDQDEKAIRKMEQLESRGDTVSTTSVNVAEFYFGAYRAKDKATALDQADRLLETFPALPLDFAAARLYGQLSEKLKSNIIEPLDLLIASIVIANRQTLLTRNIKHFEMVPGLTVESW, via the coding sequence ATGGCGATTCTCTGTGCTGACACTGATTTTTTGATAGACCTAAAGGATCAAGATGAGAAAGCCATAAGAAAGATGGAGCAATTGGAATCGAGAGGCGATACCGTCTCTACTACGTCAGTCAATGTTGCCGAATTTTATTTCGGTGCTTATAGAGCAAAAGACAAGGCAACTGCATTGGACCAAGCAGACAGGTTACTTGAAACATTTCCTGCCCTTCCACTTGATTTTGCAGCTGCAAGATTGTACGGACAGTTGTCAGAGAAATTAAAGTCAAACATAATAGAGCCGCTAGATCTGCTGATAGCGAGCATCGTCATTGCTAACAGACAGACTCTATTGACAAGAAACATCAAGCATTTTGAAATGGTGCCGGGCCTGACGGTTGAAAGCTGGTAA
- a CDS encoding antitoxin VapB family protein — protein MAKPVMLSDEAYNALKAAKKEGESFSDVILRKFPKGDPARILAVVKSMKPNPDLSQSVRQASKEMRRDFKMREFDFG, from the coding sequence ATGGCAAAACCAGTCATGTTATCTGACGAGGCATACAATGCGCTAAAGGCCGCAAAAAAAGAGGGCGAGTCATTCTCTGATGTGATACTGCGCAAGTTTCCAAAAGGCGATCCTGCCAGAATCCTAGCTGTCGTCAAAAGTATGAAACCAAACCCTGACCTATCACAAAGCGTAAGGCAGGCCAGCAAGGAGATGCGCAGGGACTTCAAGATGCGGGAGTTTGACTTTGGATAA
- a CDS encoding DUF7557 family protein, with translation MDTTIQIDKKTRDKLKELKIHPKESYNNVVERLLALRIDEEELSEETIRDIEQSLEDVKAGRTLSMQEVKQRLKIK, from the coding sequence GTGGATACAACAATACAGATTGACAAGAAAACTAGGGACAAGCTAAAAGAGCTCAAAATACACCCAAAAGAATCCTATAACAATGTGGTTGAAAGGCTGTTGGCATTGAGAATTGACGAAGAGGAACTGAGCGAAGAGACGATAAGAGACATAGAACAAAGCTTGGAGGACGTTAAAGCTGGCAGAACGTTGTCGATGCAAGAAGTCAAGCAAAGATTGAAGATTAAATGA
- a CDS encoding type II toxin-antitoxin system RelE family toxin codes for MTFEIRWTESSFNKLQKLDFLTQTRIIEKLDEAASDPFLVAKKLTGVNLYSIRIGDYRVIVSIEKNKMIVFVIDLGHRSKIYKKL; via the coding sequence ATGACTTTTGAAATAAGGTGGACAGAGTCTTCATTTAACAAGCTTCAAAAGCTCGACTTCCTTACTCAAACAAGAATAATTGAAAAACTCGACGAGGCAGCCAGCGATCCGTTTCTTGTGGCAAAAAAGCTAACTGGAGTCAACCTATATTCAATTAGAATTGGAGATTACAGAGTGATAGTAAGCATTGAAAAGAACAAGATGATCGTATTTGTCATTGATCTCGGTCATCGAAGCAAAATCTACAAGAAACTGTGA
- a CDS encoding transposase: protein MVPVPSIRIKPLRRADRRLSRRKKSSKNYVKAKHMLARLYSRIYNRRKDFLHKLSAEYIQVDMISSS from the coding sequence TTGGTTCCCGTACCCTCCATCAGGATAAAGCCGCTGAGAAGGGCTGATAGAAGACTTTCAAGAAGAAAGAAGAGTTCAAAAAACTATGTCAAAGCCAAGCATATGCTCGCCAGGTTGTATTCCCGGATATACAACAGACGTAAGGATTTTCTTCACAAACTCTCTGCAGAATATATACAAGTCGATATGATATCATCTTCCTAG
- a CDS encoding RNA-guided endonuclease InsQ/TnpB family protein produces MLNYKFRLYPTKEQELLLEQTLDGCRWVYNYFLSLPSPMSEYDMNYALTELKEQHPWLRKYYHSKMLQMVAKQVAAARKVAKGRKLSYRKDSDFNSFTYNQSGFRLENNNRLSLSKIGRIRIVLHRQPVNVKQVTISRTKTGNKWYAIVACDVLRRSFSTIIRYAKPVGIDVGIAKFCHHSDNHVEDNPQFLTKMLRPLRRAHRRVSRRQIGSNNRKKAKRMLARLYERINNKRKDFLHKKSAYYASRYDLIFLERLRVMNMTKNHRLARKILDASWSAFKNMLQYKANRVVEVEPSYTSINCSRCGHPVPKSLAVRIHVCTKCGAILDRDYNSAINILKRGLESLVLLLLPVERREVTPVEIVLQQRSLKQEEAHVLRRG; encoded by the coding sequence ATGCTCAACTACAAGTTCCGCCTATATCCAACGAAAGAGCAGGAGCTTCTGTTAGAGCAAACTCTGGATGGCTGTAGATGGGTGTACAACTACTTTCTCTCACTACCATCGCCAATGTCAGAGTACGACATGAACTATGCCTTGACTGAATTAAAAGAGCAACACCCATGGCTTCGCAAATACTACCACTCTAAAATGTTGCAGATGGTGGCAAAACAGGTTGCAGCAGCTAGAAAGGTAGCAAAGGGCCGCAAGCTTTCATACAGAAAGGACAGCGATTTCAACTCATTTACATATAACCAGTCTGGCTTTCGGCTCGAGAATAACAACAGGCTGTCACTTTCCAAGATAGGCAGGATAAGGATTGTACTACATCGTCAACCAGTCAACGTCAAGCAGGTGACAATATCTCGTACAAAGACTGGCAATAAGTGGTACGCTATTGTAGCCTGCGATGTACTGCGCAGGTCATTTTCAACGATAATCAGGTACGCAAAGCCTGTTGGTATAGATGTTGGCATTGCCAAGTTCTGCCATCACTCTGACAACCATGTGGAAGACAACCCGCAGTTTCTCACAAAGATGCTCAGACCACTGAGAAGAGCTCATAGAAGAGTGTCAAGAAGGCAGATAGGCAGCAATAATAGAAAGAAAGCAAAGCGCATGCTTGCCAGACTATATGAAAGGATAAACAACAAGCGTAAGGATTTCCTGCATAAAAAATCGGCGTACTATGCCAGCCGCTATGACCTGATATTTCTTGAGAGATTGCGGGTCATGAACATGACCAAGAACCACAGGCTTGCACGCAAAATCCTGGACGCAAGCTGGTCTGCTTTTAAAAATATGCTGCAGTACAAGGCCAACCGCGTTGTAGAGGTAGAGCCATCATACACATCGATTAACTGCTCAAGGTGCGGCCATCCAGTACCAAAGTCACTTGCAGTACGTATTCATGTTTGTACAAAGTGTGGTGCAATACTTGACAGGGACTATAATTCTGCCATCAATATCCTCAAGCGAGGACTGGAGTCGTTAGTGCTACTACTACTACCGGTGGAACGCCGGGAAGTTACGCCTGTGGAGATCGTACTACAACAGCGGTCGCTGAAGCAGGAAGAAGCCCACGTCTTAAGACGTGGGTAG
- a CDS encoding 50S ribosomal protein L1: MVNNNQLLELVKKAREGATKRNFTQSAELTLVLKDIDVKKGFNLNEVVALPHKPSKVPRVCVIASGDMGSRARKAGIDTVMEPTELDRLGTNKREARKVVRAHDFFLADTAQMASIGRSLGQFLGPKGKMPTPLPYGAPVENIAGRFKNSVRVKAKNQLNVSAKIGDEKMEDNQLAENASAIIAAVEKKLPQGDKNIRNAMVKFTMGKAAKLTALKGKEKEKSGE; the protein is encoded by the coding sequence ATGGTCAACAATAACCAACTTTTAGAGCTGGTGAAAAAGGCGCGGGAAGGAGCAACCAAGCGCAACTTTACCCAGTCTGCAGAATTGACACTTGTTCTCAAGGATATCGACGTCAAGAAGGGGTTCAACCTCAACGAGGTTGTGGCCCTTCCTCACAAACCAAGCAAAGTTCCACGCGTCTGTGTAATCGCCTCCGGCGACATGGGCAGCAGGGCCCGCAAGGCAGGGATCGATACGGTCATGGAGCCAACAGAGCTTGACAGGCTTGGCACCAACAAGCGCGAAGCCCGCAAGGTTGTAAGAGCACATGACTTTTTCCTGGCAGACACCGCCCAGATGGCCTCAATAGGCCGCTCACTCGGCCAGTTCCTAGGACCAAAGGGCAAGATGCCAACGCCACTGCCGTATGGCGCTCCAGTGGAAAACATTGCAGGCCGGTTCAAGAACTCTGTCAGGGTCAAGGCAAAGAACCAGCTCAACGTCTCTGCCAAGATAGGCGATGAAAAGATGGAAGACAACCAACTCGCAGAGAACGCCAGCGCTATCATTGCAGCGGTCGAAAAAAAGCTGCCACAGGGCGACAAGAACATTAGAAACGCCATGGTCAAGTTCACGATGGGCAAGGCGGCAAAGCTAACCGCGCTCAAAGGAAAGGAAAAGGAGAAGAGTGGTGAATAA
- a CDS encoding 50S ribosomal protein L10 encodes MSSQMTAPQQARKHYPKKKRLMYQELQELPTKYNVIALSKMTKVRATQLMAIRKKFRNDVKIRIIKNKVAIRAFEKVKGVAGIENLSKQLEGQCALMFTNISPFKLNLIFAQNKVFLPAKGGDIATKEVVVPAGNTGIAPGPVLSEFKVANVPTKIDQGTIWVSKDTVVAKPGDVISMQLASLLSKLNVKPIEAGIAVNFAIAEGLMFKEQDLRIDLEEYKTELVRSFQQALALATEAGYMTPETIKPLLVKAQQQARSLAAEAGYVTPETADFVLQRAQAKAQAVANKAKEKGYTAQ; translated from the coding sequence ATGTCGTCGCAGATGACAGCACCACAGCAAGCGCGCAAGCACTACCCAAAGAAGAAGCGCCTGATGTACCAAGAGCTTCAGGAGCTTCCGACAAAGTACAACGTAATTGCACTGTCCAAGATGACAAAGGTCCGTGCGACCCAGCTGATGGCGATACGCAAAAAGTTCCGCAATGACGTCAAGATCAGGATAATCAAGAACAAGGTCGCCATCAGGGCGTTTGAAAAGGTCAAGGGGGTCGCAGGGATCGAGAACCTGAGCAAGCAGTTGGAAGGCCAGTGCGCCCTCATGTTCACCAACATCAGCCCGTTCAAGCTCAACCTCATATTTGCCCAGAACAAGGTGTTTCTGCCGGCCAAGGGAGGTGACATTGCCACCAAAGAAGTTGTCGTTCCAGCCGGCAACACTGGCATTGCCCCAGGCCCTGTCCTGTCCGAGTTCAAGGTTGCAAACGTCCCGACAAAGATAGACCAGGGCACTATATGGGTGTCCAAGGACACGGTGGTAGCCAAGCCCGGAGATGTCATTTCGATGCAACTTGCGTCGCTTCTGAGCAAACTCAACGTCAAGCCCATTGAAGCTGGCATAGCCGTCAACTTTGCAATCGCTGAAGGCTTGATGTTCAAGGAGCAGGACCTGAGGATCGACCTAGAGGAATACAAGACCGAGCTTGTCAGGTCGTTCCAGCAGGCACTTGCGCTGGCCACAGAAGCAGGCTACATGACTCCTGAAACGATCAAGCCCCTGTTGGTCAAGGCACAGCAACAGGCAAGGTCACTTGCGGCCGAAGCAGGATACGTCACTCCTGAAACCGCAGACTTTGTGCTGCAAAGGGCCCAGGCAAAGGCGCAGGCAGTAGCAAATAAAGCAAAGGAAAAAGGCTATACTGCCCAATAA